DNA sequence from the Chiroxiphia lanceolata isolate bChiLan1 chromosome 26, bChiLan1.pri, whole genome shotgun sequence genome:
CCCCACCCGTGGGTGAACAGGTCCCGCATGAgtgaggctgctcagggcatCCCCCAGAGCCTCTCCCTGACCCGGCGGGCACAGATTAGGGACCACGGCTCTGGGTTTGGGTGGGGGACCGTGGCACGGACATGGTGCTGTGACACTTGGAACCGGATGCAGGACCACAGCTCTGGGTTCTGATGTGGGACCACAGCTCCGACATGGGACCCCGAATCCGAGTTGGGATGCAGGACCACAGATCAGACATGGGACCATCGCTCCAGACCCAGACATGGGACCATGGCACACAGACAGGACCCCGACTCGGGATTTGGATGCAGGACtccagctcagggacagggcCCCAGATCCAGAGCCAGATGTGGGACCACATCTAGGACACAGGACCCCAGCTCCCAGTTCAGATGTGGGACCACAGCTCCAACATGGAACCCAGATCCAGGTTTGGATGAAGGACCCCAGCTCAGACACAGGACTCCAGCTTCGGATTTGGATGCAGGACCATGGCTCAGACACGGGGCCCCATCTCTGGATTAGGATACAGGACCGTGCCTGGTGCACAGGACTccatctcccagcccagccccaaaccAACCCACTGAATCCCACCATCCCCCAGTGCTTCCCACGAGCTGAACAAGGACCACGATCGTGTGGCAAGGGCTGAGCTCAAAtccccccccagatccccccctCACATGGATCCCAACCCGCTGCGGGGCGGGATGCTCCCCCTACAGAGCTCTCCTGGGAGCCGGGATGTGCCGGGAGGTGCCGGCAGAGCCGGAGGAGCCGTCACCGCCTGGAGAAGCGGCTCCGCGGCTGGACCAGCTGCCGCTGCAGAATTCTTTGGGTAATCAAATCTCCGCCGGCGCCTCGCGGGGAGATCGCGGCGCTGGGTGACAGTGACAAGGCGGCTGCTGAAATCCCGAGTGAAATGCAGGAGCGCTGCGCCGGGAGAAGGTGCCGCTAATTACAACCGACCAGAATCGGCTCTTAATTGGCTCGCGCCGGGCAGGCAGGCACCGGGGTCTGGGAGCAGCGGGAACGAAAGGACTGTGCACACAGAGTCCTGTCCTTTGCCCCCAGGACAGGAGTCCCGGGTCTGCTGCTCCTCGGGGATGCAGATGGTCCGACCCGAGCGCACGGGCAGCGATGGTGTGGGCAGATGCTGTTAACTCTGGAACCTAGTGATGGCCCGCTGGGGATCCCATAGGATTTGCTCTCACCCACCCAGCCTCGTGCCACCACCAGAACTGTCACCCTGTTCAAAGCCACCCCGTGTCTTCCCCCCACCACGAGTGTCCCCGGGGAATCTCCGTCGGTCACAGCACCGCAATCTCCAGGGGATGCTGCCTCTCCCAAGgaacaggagaggggaaagaagcaGGAGAACCAGGAAAAAACAGGTTTGGTTCTTGCCATGGTCCCCCCCGTGGCAGCCGGAGCCGCCCGGTGCCATCCGTCTTCCCTCGTTAAGGAGCCGCCCCGTCACCGCTTGCCTGCCAGCCCTTCCTTAACCAGGGAAGATAAATGGCAGCGCTGGGCCCGGGCTCCCGGCACCGCGCTGGCACAGGAGGGGGGGCTGCCACCCACCCCTGATGGCCTCACCCCCCTCGTCCTCCACCGCGCCTCAGGGTGAGAGCCCCGGGGGtgacacagccccagccccgactgtgctgtgcccactgtcTCTGACCCCAGTGACAGGGCTGGGGTGTccctggccctggggacactcTGGGGTGGTCCCCAAGGGCGTGGGCTGCACCCAAGGGCTTTCTAGGCATGACGAGGGGCAGTGGGGCACTGCCACGTCTAGGCCGAGCCACTCACGGTGACACTTGGGGCCTCGGGCACATTGTGTGCCCCACGTGCCATGGCCACCATGGCCCAGGACCCCGAAGGTGTGGCAGCAGGTGTCCTCCAGACCCccccagtgcagcagcagatACCCCCCCAGGATCCCTGGGCACGGCCCTGGGAGCGCTCCAGGACCCCCAAACATGGTGGTGGgtgccctcccagcacccctgggCATAGCAGCGGGTGCCCCCCTGGGCACGGCAGCAGGtgcccccctcagcccctctggGCATGGCAGCAAGTGCCCCTCAAGGCCCTTGGGTGCAGCAGCAGGTGCCCCCCTGGCCCCCAGGCAGGGCAAGGGGTGCCCCCAGGTCCGCCTGGCAGGTCCCTGCGTGCCCTTGGGGACTGTCCCCACTGGGGTCTCCTGGGGCTGTGACCCGCCCTGAGCCATGGACGGCCCTCACCCCACCATGGGGACCATGGGGGCCCCAAAGACACCCGGTGCCACCCCCCTGTCCATCTATCTGTGTGTTCATCCATCTCCCCCCTCCACTGCCCCTTGCCTCAGCTACGGGctaatacaaataataattaatgCTAATtaaccaccagcagcagctcccctggctCTCATTAACTCCAGCCCTGACACAAGGGATGGGCTGCCCCCAAACTGGCAGCACAAGAGGAAATTTGGGGGCCCCCCAAGTCCTGACTCCCTCCAAAGGTGCCGGATCAGTGCTTATCCGCCGGGCTCCCCCCAGCTTGCCAGGGACAGGGATTTTTTGGCAAAAACCCCTAATTAACcccaatttttaaattatttggggcattttttgggGGAATTTTGTCATAGATATTGGCAAGGCGATGCCCTGTTAGCAATTAACAAGCGGTTAATTAAGCTGCATCACCCGCTCGAGTGCGGCTCCTCTCGACGAGGGGCTCCCCAGCTCCTGGACATTTATCCAAGAACATCGATatcccccagagctggggggtggggaggtttggggtggTCCCCAAATACATTTTGGGGGAGGCAAAAGGGCCGAGGTGAGTTTTTGGGGTGCTCAGTTCGGAGTTACACGGATGCTGCTTGGGAGGAagagccagcagtgccaagcagtgctgggacacaTAAAAATTTGGGGCTGGAGGGTgggagaagacaaaaaaatcccaataaaaggaaatttaagCTGTTTGCATGAAGAAAAGCTGCCGAGCAGCTTCTGCTCCCGCTCGGAAGGGCTCGGAGCCGAGGGTGAAGTGCAGTGGCTGTAACAAGGCTCCTGCCTAACCCCACCCCCCCCGCAGCTTTTTGGGGTGAAAACTCAGTTTTGGGTTAATTCGGGGTCCCATATCCTCGGGACAAGGAGGCACCGCAGGGGTGATGCCGAGGGAAGCGATGGGAAGCGGGAgcggggtgggatgggatgcaTCCCAGCGAGGATGCCGGGCTGCGGGGACATCCAGAGAATGGAGCTCGGGTGACAGCTCGGGGGTCACAGCCACGTCTGTCCCTCGAGTCGTGGCCAGGGGGCACATGGGATGGGAAAGGAGCACCTGAAAACGCGGGGGGGGCAAGGCTGAGTCTTGGGATTGGGGGTTCAGCTGGATGGGGTCGGGGGGatgtggagcagggagggggaaggaaggatcTGTGTTCCCACAAAGCCCGGCCAGGGGTGGGACatctcctctggcacagcagcagcagaaccatCTGGGCTGGGGTGCAGCCCCCCAAAAGCGGGGCAGGCACTGCCCCCCCTCGAGGCCACCACAGACATtgtccctgcccccccccagggaccccaggGGGACAATGGCACGGCCGGGGGGGCAGGGCACCCCGGGGGGACTGTGGGGTGTCCTAAGGCACCCCAAGGCACAGCAGGGCACATCTCTAGGGCCAAGGAAAGGACTGAGGGACCCTTGGGGACATGTCAGGGTGGGTGGTGActgtccccagctctgggacagggatggggcgCCCGGGGGAGTGTGtttggggatgggaggggatggggctCTCTGGGATGGGCACCCGGAGCACATCACTGTCCCTGGGAAGGATGGGCACCCCAGGGGTGCTCCTTTGGGtagggagcaggacagggcacCCCGGGGGTGCACCCAGGGCCCATCACTGGGAGAAGGATGGAACATCCTGAGGGAGCATCTCCGGGGCTGGGGAAGGATGGAGCACGCTGAGgatgcagctccagggctgggagcaggacagggcacCCGGGGGTGCACCCAGAGCCCTCCACGTCCCCGGGAGAAGGACAGGGCACCCCAGGGGTTACATATCCATGGGCAGGAGAAGGATGTGGCACCCTGGAGATGCACCCAGAGCCCATTACTGCCTCCAGGAAAGGGACAGAGCATCCTGGGGCACATCTCTGGGAAAAGGACAGGGCATTCCAGGGTGCAGCCAGAGCCCATCTGCACCCCTGGGAGAAGGATGAAGCACCCCAGGGGTGCATGTCTGTGGCTGGGAGAAGGATGTGGCACCCCAGGGATGCACCCAGAGCCCATCATTGCCGCTGGGAGAAGGATGTGACACTCTGGGGAGGCATCCCTGGGGCTGGAAAGGATGAGACCCCTAGGGAAGTGCACAGAGCCCATCATCAGCATGGGAGAAGGATGTGGCACCCTGAGGGTTCGTCCCTCGGGCCAGGAGAAGGATGGAGCACCCACCGAGTGCATCCCTGGGTTGGGAAAAGAGTGGGACCCCCCGGGAAAGCACCCAGCGTCCACCATCAGCACAAGGGAGAAGGATGTGGCACCCTGGAGGTGCATCCCTGGGGCCGGGAGGAGGATGGAGCACCCGGAGGGTGCATCGCTGGGGGCGGGAAAAGCAGGAGGCACCCCGAGGAAGAACCCAGAGCCCTTCTCCGGTGCTTGGCGGGGCCAGCACCGCTCCTGAGCCCGCGGAGGGAGCCGGGATGAGCAGCCCTTACCTGCCCGTTCTTGCAGAGGTCTGCCCACATGCTGGTGCCGTCGCCGCCGCGCATGAGGACGTGGTAGGTGAAGAAGTAGGCCGGGGATGGCGCAGGTGAACTTGCCCGAGGCGGCGTCGTAGCTGTTGCCCAGGTTGGTGACCACGTCGTCGAACTTGAGCACCTCGTAGCCCTCGTGGGGGTTCTTGAGCCCGGCGTAGAAGGCGACCCTCGGCACTGTGCTGTAGGTGGCCGCGCTCACCGCGCCCGTAGCCCCCGGCCCCGGCAATCCCGGCGGTCCCGGTCTTCCCGCTTccccccgcccccgcgccccgcggcCCCGGTTCTCTGGGCGGTCCCGACGGTCCCGGTTTCCCCGGTCTGCCCGGTTTTCCTTGCGGACCTTGCACCAGCGTGGAGGGCGGCGGGAGGGGGTCGCGCTCGGTGGGCTGCGGGGGGGGGCAGCGGAGCCGTGGGGCTCGCAGACCATCCAGCGGGTGTCCAGCATCTCTTAGCGGCCGTCGGCCCCGGCGGAGCTCACCAGCACCGGGATGagcaccaccagcaccagcaccatCCCCGCTGCGACCGTCAGCAAAGTTTTGTGGCCCAGGCTGAGCCGCTGCCCGGCCGGGGCGCGCTGGCACCTGGGGGAGGGAATGGTGCCGGTGGGGGGTAGCAAGGCGGCGGCGGCAGCTTCATGACCTCCACTGGCTCCGGTGCGCCCGAAACTGCTCGAGACGCTCCCACCCCGACTGGGAAACACCCACCCGGCCATGGACACGCCCATCCACCCCGGACACAGCTGTGGTCGCTGATAACCACGCCCTGGACATGCCCCTGCCACACCCACCCACAACTACCGGTGCTCCGTgggaagggaaactgaggcgGGGGGTGGATGGACCCCAGATGCCACCCTGATGCCCCCACCTAGCACTCGGGACCCCTTGGTCACCCTGGGCCACTGTCCCCATGTGatgccacccccagccccgaACACCCTCCAAgctggggacacccccgggACCCATCACCTCACCCTAACTCTAACTCTAGCCCCCCAAAGGGACACCTGGGGGGATGGTCCCCACGGCACAGCCAGGGCCCATCCCACCtgcctgcctcagtttcccctcccTCCGTGCTCTGGAGGAGTCCCACACTTTGGGACAGCCTGGGTGACACCCACGTGGCCCGAGCATCCATCGTGGTCACCCGTGCGGTTCGTGGGCTGAGGTGTCACTGCTGGTGGCAAAGGCCACTGTGACAACGGGGCAGCTGCGGGTGCCACCGCGGGGCTGGCCAGGCCCCCCGGGGGGCTGAACCCCAGCGGGCTCATGACATGGGGACACGCTACTGTGCCCACTCCGTCGCCTGCCATCTCCATCAACCTCGGCTGGGACAACAGGACGCGATGGCAAGTGACAGGCACCGCCAGCGCCGGGGGTGAGCAAAAGACGCAGGGAAGGCGGGGGGAACACGGACACACGGGCGGAGAGCAACCCGGGGACCACTCCCAGTGCGGCCCACTGTGGCCTCGGGTGACAACACTGAGGTGATATCAACCCTAATGGCACCTATGAGGTCCATGGGGTCATAgtcccccctcacccccaaaaaacaacactgGGGGTGCATCTCCTCTTCCACTGCCACACCTGTGCAatgtccccaaatcccaggggACACACGGGGGATAGACCCCCCCTCCGAAAGAGGGGGGACCAAGGGGACGCTCGGCAGCCATCGATTGCCCCCGCGTGTCCCCGGGCTCCCGCAGAGGCTTTAATCAGCGAGCACAAATCAATAGCTGCCTTTAAGGAGGCAATTATTCCTGGGGGCAATAACGAGACGGGGGGGGAGGGGCCAGTATTTTGGGGTGGGGGCACTGCCAGCATCGGTTTCCCCCCCTCAAAGCTGTCACCATCATGTCACCAGCTGCTTTCCTGGTTATTTTCTCCATCGTTATTGtctccccccctgcccccattGCCCCACTTCttgttatctttctttttaacaagtACCTAAAAATACGCCGTGGTGAGGTCACCGGCTGCGTGAGTCACTGCCAGTGCGGGATATGGGGTGGC
Encoded proteins:
- the C1QL1 gene encoding LOW QUALITY PROTEIN: C1q-related factor (The sequence of the model RefSeq protein was modified relative to this genomic sequence to represent the inferred CDS: inserted 7 bases in 4 codons; substituted 1 base at 1 genomic stop codon), whose amino-acid sequence is MVLVLVVLIPVLVSSAGADGRXEMLDTRWMVCEPHGSAAPPRSXTERDPLPPPSTLVQGPQGKPGRPGKPGPSGPPREPGPRGAXGRGEAGRPGPPGLPGPGATGAVSAATYSTVPRVAFYAGLKNPHEGYEVLKFDDVVTNLGNSYDAASGKFTCAIPGXYFFTYHVLMRGGDGTSMWADLCKNGQVRASAIAQDADQNYDYASNSXILHLDAGDEVFIKLDGGKAHGGNNNKYSTFSGFIIYSD